The Carassius gibelio isolate Cgi1373 ecotype wild population from Czech Republic chromosome B22, carGib1.2-hapl.c, whole genome shotgun sequence genome window below encodes:
- the LOC127987366 gene encoding sialoadhesin: MELCQLPPVLLLISIIYSGQTEETPKPTVTIKPAQHVFRGETVTLRCDINAEGVTRWQYSWFKDGSDKSFSELQEHTFSFVTKSDAGNYSCKGSARGGSRTSHRSEEVTLTVSVSGFSAVLSVSPQSWLTEGDPVTLICEVKGSSTGWTFSWFTGTVVSDYRYRYELLSDSSRGAGGKYTVSSAALKHTGVYVCRAKRGEPVYNTTISNTQLLWVTGVSPPVSLMVSPRRTQHFTDVSLSLSCEDQNNSSGWTVRRYTDRWGLKYCSSSLRRGSQTGSTCTIRKTITNDTGVYWCESESGEKSIPVNITVHSGVILESPVHPVTEGETLILSCLDQNTSSPNLRAEFYKDGSLIQNQTTEMIISTVSKSDEGFHSCKLPERGESPKSWISVTVSSRRSGFDVLSSVGVTAGLIFFIIVFLVFMWRYRNCKGGRSGSLSRVSQQKNSSQTSEQNQSEVGNNTLMSDIVSGTTDVTYAEIEHKPTKKQKENKGKTSESSDTVYSKLNLETHQDAGSSDVTYAQIK, encoded by the exons ATGGAGCTCTGTCAACTTCCTCCTGTGCTCT tGCTGATTTCAATCATCTATTCTGGACAAACTGAAG AAACACCAAAACCCACAGTGACCATCAAACCTGCTCAACAtgtgttcagaggagagacagtCACTCTCAGATGTGACATAAATGCTGAAGGAGTCACTCGCTGGCAGTACAGCTGGTTTAAAGACGGTTCAGACAAATCTTTCAGTGAACTACAGGAACACACATTCAGTTTTGTTACTAAGTCTGACGCAGGTAATTACTCCTGTAAAGGATCAGCGAGAGGAGGATCACGGACATCACACCGCAGTGAAGAAGTTACACTGACAGtatcag TTTCAGGGTTCAGTGCAGTTTTAAGTGTTTCTCCTCAGTCGTGGTTGACTGAAGGAGatccagtgactctgatctgtgaGGTTAAAGGCTCCTCTACAGGCTGGACATTCAGCTGGTTCACCGGAACTGTAGTATCAG ACTACAGATATCGTTATGAGCTGCTctcagacagcagcagaggagctggAGGAAAATACACTGTCAGTTCTGCTGCTCTAAAACACACAGGAGTTTATGTGTGCAGAGCAAAGAGAGGAGAACCAGTCTATAACACAACCATCAGCAACACACAGTTACTATGGGTCACTG GTGTTTCTCCTCCAGTCTCTCTGATGGTCAGTCCCAGGAGAACTCAACACTTCacagatgtctctctctctctgagctgtgaGGACCAGAATAACTCTTCTGGATGGACAGTGAGAAGATACACAGACAGATGGGGGCTGAAATACTGTTCATCATCCTTACGTCGAGGATCACAAACAGGATCTACTTGTACAATCAGAAAAACCATCACAAATGACACTGGGGTGTACTGGTGTGAGTCTGAATCTGGAGAGAAAAGTATtcctgttaatatcactgtacact ctggtgtgattctggagagtcCTGTTCATCCTGTGACTGAAGGAGAAACTCTGATTCTAAGCTGTTTAGATCAAAATACATCCTCACCAAACCTCAGAGCTGAATTCTATAAAGATGGGTCACTCATTCAGAATCAAACTACAGAGATGATCATCTCTACTGTCTCAAAGTCAGACGAGGGTTTCCACTCCTGCAAACTCCCAGAGAGAGGAGAGTCTCCCAAGAGCTGGATCTCAGTCACAG TTTCTTCCAGAAGATCAGGATTTGATGTTCTCAGTTCAGTTGGAGTTACTGCTGGACTCATAtttttcatcattgtcttcttGGTCTTTATGTGGCGCTACAGAAACTGCAAAG GTGGAAGATCTGGGTCTCTCTCTCGTGTCAGTCAACAGAAGAACAGCAGTCAGACATCAGAGCAGAACCAGAGTGAAGTGGGAAATAACACACTCATGTCTG ACATTGTAAGTGGAACTACAGACGTCACCTATGCTGAAATTGAACACAAACCTacaaagaaacagaaagaaaacaaag GTAAAACCAGTGAAAGTTCTGACACTGTTTACTCTAAACTGAACCTGGAGACCCATCAAG ATGCTGGATCTAGTGATGTGACATATGCTCAGATTAAATAA